In the genome of Hemitrygon akajei chromosome 21, sHemAka1.3, whole genome shotgun sequence, the window AATAGCTGTGCATACTGTGTACTTAATTAATGCTGCCTTAAAACTAGGATTTAAGTACTATGTCAGATCTGGTATCAACCTTCAGTATTTCACATTACAAGTTGAAGAGCAGGGGGTCCCCAACCTGGAGCCCACAgaacccttggttaatggtatggGTCCATGCcattaaaaaaagttgggaaccctgtTGCAAAGGAAAGTTCCTGCCATTCTGCTTCAGTATGGTCATAGCTCTAAACTTAAAGTCCCAATGTTCCCATATTCTACACTCTACCCTTAGTTATGCATAGATACTTGTGTTCTCCCATTGCACCCAAACCATGCTGAACCACAGGCAAATATGCATCAGGTTTCTATGAAGCTGGAAAGAGTAACAGAATGGATCAGCACTTCATCATTGGATTGGACGAAAATTGCGTCACGGAGTATCTTATGTTTAACATTATCACGTGCAAAACTTGCAGACACTAGAAGTACTACTAACTTTTTCTGAAACATGACAACAGGGTCTGCCTTCAAATCACTAAggctcagcttcttccccttctcaATCACATCTGGATGCTTCCGAACCATCAGCCAACCAACGTGGGAAAAGAAAAAACCACGGGAGGCGTTGTGAGGGTCAGCATCTGTCTCAGAGAACTTATGATGAACCCGATGGTCTCTTGCCCATTCATAAATATGGTTCTACATGAAAAGGAAAATTAAGTTAGTAAATGCAACACAGGCAATTCATATGTCTTTCCTTTACCCCTTCCTCCACGATGCATCTTACCATCCAATGCTGCCAGGACATTCCTACCTGAAGTCTATTAGTTTACAGCATTCCTTCTCACACCAGCTAACCAATACCACGTACACatagcagtcctgatgaagggtctcggcctgaaatatcgactgattattcacttccatagatgctgctcagcctgctgagttcctccagcattttggatgttttgcctcagatttccagcatctacagattttctcatgtttgtagcACGCACACTGTTATCGTTTCAGGTCAAAGAGTTTTCACCACAAATGATAAACAACTCCAGAGGACCAACTTGATGAATTTCACAATTAGAAAACTTTTACACTTTGTGTCAGAACAGGACAGTGGCCATGCAGGATGTTCCAGCTTATCCTAGTTTTATttcctccctttctctccccataTGATCCCTGATCTGCATTGTATTTACAgaattcatttcagatttccaaaattAGTATTTTGGGAAAAGTTGTGTCTGATTGACTTATTTTTTTAGCCGATAGTAAGTAGTGaattctgtatattgtgattttttttgcaaGGCCCTGTGATTGACTAGACAATAAAAGTGAAAGTTCATGGCATTCAGGAAGAGCTACAAGTAGTGAAGATGCAGAATAAATGGCCTGATCATGAGTGGAGGAGTTGAGTGTTCAACAGGCTATTCAATATGCTTATGGGATGGTTAAAGATTCAAAAacttattgtcattctaaccgtacatcagctctgcagggcagaatgagacagtgtttcccaggagcagtgcaatcataacataacaaatgcaacactaaataataaacataacaataaatagtaaaacacaacagccacagtcagttaaaaacaagttaagtgtccaaagcagagtcaggtagagcaactatttagcagtctgactgcctgtgggaggaagctgtttagtagccttgtggttttatttttgatgctcctgtaatgtttacctgacggcagaagaacaaacagttcatggagagggtgtgaggggtctttatagacaataagtgcagaagtagaccattcggcccttcgagcctgcaccgccattttgagatcatggctgatcaattccttatcaatacccggttcctgccttgtccccatatcccttgattcccctatctataagatacctatctagctccttcttgaaagcatccagagaattggcctccactaccttccgaggcagtgcattccagacccccacgactctctgggagaagtttttccttaactctgtcctaaatgacctaccccttattctcaaaccatgccctctggtactggactctcccagcatctggagcatatttcctgcctctatcttgtccaatcccttaataatcttatatgtttcaatcagatcccctctcaatctccttaattccagtctctctaacctctctgcgtaagacagtccagacatcccaggaattaacctcgtgaatctacgctgcacttcctctacagccaggatgtccttccttaaccctggagaccaaaactgtacacaatactccaggtgtggtctcaccagggctctgtacaaatgcaagaggatttccttgctcttgtactcaattccctttgtaataaaggccaacattccattagccttcttcactgcctgctgcacttgctcattcaccttcagtgactgatgaacaaggactctgagatctctttgtattactcccttacccaactctataccgttcagataataatctgccttcctgttcttactcccaaagtggataacctcacacttattcacattaaacgccatctgccaagtatctgcccactcacccagcctatccaagtcaccctgaattctcctaacatcttcatcacatgtcacactgccacccagcttagcatcatcagcaaatttgctgatgttattttctatgccttcatccaaatcgttaacgtaaatggtaaacagctgtggtcccaatacagagccgtggcaccccactagtcaccacctgccattccgagaaacacccattcactgctaccctttgctttctatctgccaaccagtcaccgtgtctttaatgatgtaccgtgtcttctggaggcatcgtctctgaaagaggtctggacagaaggtagggagaccccaatactTCTCCATTTGATTATTCTACCCTCATGCATGTAATTATCTAGAAGACAAGTTTTGGTTGCCCTTGTGAGAACATGTCTACTCCAAATCTCTCAAACAACCTCTTAAATTCCAATTAATTTCAAGCAAGCCTTTCCCCAATTCATTTCAGCCTGACTGGGCTTCACCTGGTAATTTTGCTCCCATTTAATCTTGCTTTCTTTCAAAACCATGTTAAACTAACAGAATGCCCTCATTGATACTCCTTCCCTTTGCCCAGCTTCATTTCccaaaaacaaatcaagaagtgaCCACCTTCTTGGTGGACTTTAACATTCTAGCTATAAAATCCTTCTCTTACTGCTGTGCTCACACTGCTTTTCCCTCCACTGACTGTATCCCAGTTTGAGGATAACTAATTTTCCACTATTACTGCCCTTGACTCAGACTGTTGGGAAGTTTGTAGTTTGCTTTCAAATGTGAGTTTTCTTCTGCTCTTCAGTCCAAATATCTTCACCATGGCCCTTCTAATATCAGTGATTGTTTCCTTAGCTAATGTTGCTATACCTCCACTTCATCTAACCAAGACGTAAAGCTTCTGGACTTGTCCCTTACTTTAAAAAAAGCTTTAAAAATCACCACGCATTTTAGTGCAACTAGACTTCATTTCTGTATTTTCTAACTTTTGCTTTTCAATTTTTCCTCAGTAAATCAACGGCCTCCTCATCCCACTCTTCCCATTTAAAACTGATGTTCCCATTCCTGTCCAACtattttaaaccctctccaagGACACTATCAACTGTAGCCATGACAGCATTGATCTGATCTTACTGAGCTACAATCCCATGGACAGTACAGAATGTCCCAAACTCCCAGGAATCTTGAGCCTTCCTTTTAACAGGGAATTTCCAAAAGTGGCATTGGGAGATTTCTAACTTTGTTACtttttctttgttcttttttctAACCTGTAAAATGATATTCCgaacatgaggaagtctgcagatgctggaaattcaagcaacacacacacacacacacaaaatgctggtggaacgcagcggccaggcagcatctataggaagaagtacagtcaacgtttcgggccgagacccttcgtcaggactaattgaaagcgGAATGATATTCTGATGTATCAGTGAAGATAAAACTGCTGTTTTATGACTTTTAAAATTCATTCATTGACATGGATGTCACTAGCAAGACAGTCAAGTACTCTCATTACTGTACATCCCCAAGAATTAACATTAATAGGTCTGAAAACTCAAAAGGTCATTCTAGGTAAAGGATTTTCTTCCTCAATGGACATTGGTGAACCAGATGCATTTTTAAAACCACAATTTATATGAGTTTCATGGTTACTATTATAGAATCAACTTAAAATTCTAAATTACAGTAATTTCAATTTCTCAACAACTACTATGCGGTGTTTAAACTCTCATCTCTGGATCAATGGTCCAGAATTTTGGctcctaattttttttttttttttttacacaaacatTGATGgcagccattcagcccctcaagtaTACCCCAGCTCTCTGAGCAATCCCACTCTAGCTTCCGTGTAACCTTTTTACTCTCACATTCACATAGACCACAAGCAATTtactgtgaccaattaacttaccaaccagcaCATCATTGTGTGGGGGGAAACCCatacagttacagggagaatgtacaagctccacaCTATGGACAGTAAATGGCAGCAATGAAACAAGGTTACAAGCAGCCTCGTGCTACTCTCTCCCGACCCACTACCTTCCCTTCGTTAATTTACTTCAGTTGATCAATGACTCTGCTCAGCATCAAGAATTAATAATTCATAGAACACCCCTTTAATGAATAAAGTCTTCTGTCGCTATGATTCTGTTGCTCCAAAGATGGAGGCTATTTCACTGAGTTTAAAATTCTCCAATGGATGGAGCCGGGAAGGAAAACAAGTGAAACATGACCCCGTTGGTTTAAAATGCCATATTGATCTGAAATTTAAAAACCCTGGAAATAAGCAGGTCAAGAGTCATCTGTAGAAAGGCAAGCTTTCTATGTTCAGCTAACTACTAAATGCTTCTAGCATttaccttcccccccaccccccccacgcTTGTTTTGGCCGAGACAAATTTTATATTGTTCTAATCATTGAGCGAGAAACTATaattggacccccccccccctctccccgttACCTGGAAAGCCATTGAATTGGCGATGGCCAGAAACACTCTGAGCGGCGTGGTGGCAGTGTAGGATCGGTGACTCCAGAGTCGGTGGGCGCCCGCCGTCACCCCGAGGGCGCTCAGCAAGAAGCAGAAGGCGGctgcagagaaagaaaaagacgCAGTTGAAGCAGCCAGTGAAAACCTCGATAAAACAACTGCAACCCTCTTTCCACCACTgacggtggagagagagagagagagagagagagagagaacaaaggaTAGTGCGAAATACTAATACGCAGTGAACACTCATACTGAAACCGTGCGCCATTGAGAGCTCGGCACCTGGATTACATCGAAGAATAGAAGCCAATCCAACCGTTCAGGCAGCACGTTCATTTTAAACAGCGTTTCAATCGAACCGCAACGGTTAAATCACTATGACGCATGTTGTTTTACTTGAGCGTTACAAATGTTCATTTTCGAACACATGGCTGCAAAAAAAATGAAACTATATCGAATACTATAAGGGTTATTTATAAAATAAAAGGCTATCCTTACACCAGAGCCAGGTcagaggcttggcagaaggcacCAGGGTGACGGCGTAGAGTGCCGAGAGATGGAGGGCCCCCATCAGGATGATATTCCGCCACACCAGCTTCATGGGTGGCTTAGTTTCCTTTTCCACATACGTGGTGTCGAAGGCATCGTCGACCAGCGGACGGTCGTGCAGGAAGTCCAGCGGGGTCGGGAGCTCAGAGTCGGAGTCAGCAGCCGGTGCTTGGTTCTGACTGCGGGCGGTGGTAGTCATGTCGCCGCGGCAAATTGCAGATGAAGGAACTTCAGATCCCCGTCCGTGGCGCTGTGCTGCCTTCCAGATACTGATAGACAAGTGGGTGTTGTTGGGGATGAAGATGATCAATAAAGCAGCCGGCTGATACTTTTCGGAAGACGGAATCGCATCGCATTCATTGGTCCAGCTTGGTTTGGTACCACCACACCCCAGTCCTGATTGGTTCTATATTGGTGGCATGTTATGCTTGCAACACTCTCGTATAGAAGCAATTGCATATCTAATATACGCGCAACGCAATGCAATTTTTGCATTATGCATTAAATGAGGGCGGAGTAGCTTATAAATTTTCAATTAATGCAGAGAATTAATGATCTAAATTTatttaaaaactttaaaaataGATTTGGAATTTCACGTATTGATGTTGCAGCATTCTTTAATTTTTAGTTGTTGTAAGGCAACGTGCCTTTCTAGTTGGAGGCATTGAAGCATCACCTGAGCGGGCGAGTCAACGTCCTGCAGTAACCCAAGGAAAATGTGGGTCATTGTGCCAGGATTTCCTGCAGGTCCTAGCGTCCACCATTTCTCATCGGTAACTTGAAATGTATGCCATTTTAGTTACTTAAAAAATCTTGTCCTTTTATTTTGCTCCCTACGAGCATATGTGGTAAAATTAAATCACAATTTTTGAACCCAGATTTTAGTTTTAAAAAATTGTTATACTAATGTTGTACATTTATAATTCACTCACGTTATAATCCCGAAAGAAAAAAATGTTTATTGGCGCTTTTATGAAATTACTAGCTTGAAGAGATATCAAGTCTCAGCGGAATTCATTCCATGTCAATTAAATGTACATAGGAGATTCGGCTAGTGGGGGAAATCTAAACTGCATTTTCTGTAACTCAGCATGGTGCCAAAGGTTAAACTGAGCGGAAGGCAATATTTTTATACAGTTGAGTTCATGAAACATGCTAAATAATGCGAAAGGGTTTTCCCCCCAAACAAGCACACATGCGCTGTAATTTTAAGCAAATGGTAGAGTTACCATGTGAGTTTTTAGATTCCCCCAAACCTTTAACTGGCACTACATTAGCTACATGTGGTTACCATTATGTGGTAACGCGAGGGGGCAGGAGCGAAAGATGCGATTCACTTTGATATTTATAATCAAAGGCATATTGTGCTCGCTGATTCCTACATGTTCTCATTTGGCTCACAGCCTGAATTCACTTTATCCGATAGTAACCCCCGCGTTCCTGGTCACGTGATCGCCTGGGCGGGTCCTCCGGCAGTGTTGAGCAAGTAAAAACGAGAGGTGAAATTTGATACAGTCCCACGTCTCGCGATTTTTAAAAAGAATAACGTAGAACAGCAGGATTGGTACCGTCTTTTCAGTTACAGTATACCTCACTCCTTATCGTTCTCTAGAACTAATATATCTCATGAGTAGTGAATACTTGGAAATTTCTATTAACCTAATCTCAGAGGGGGTGGCAGTGAATGTTGCAGTTTGAAACCAATCCATGTTCATGTGctcgaggaagtctgcagatgttggaaatccgagcaacaaactcaaaatgatagaagaactcagcaggccaggcaacatctatggaagatagtaaacagtggacgtttcaggcagagacacTTCATTACATGCCGGCTGTGTACTCttacataaatgctgcctggcctgctgagttcgtccagcatttagTGAGTGTTTCATGTCCGTGTGCATTGTCTACTAGTAAATGCTGTGTTCCAATTAAACAAAAGTGATCTAAAAATAAAGGCAATTGAAAGAATCCACAACAATTCAAGTGGAAAAATACATTCTAAAATTCTTTGAATACATTCTGATTCCAGGTTCAATAATATAATTAGCAGGACCAATGTGATTAGATGAAGTGAGGTGGAATGAATCATATATATTTGatgtagaccatatatgtcaaactcaaggcccgcgggccaaatccagcccgcggtggaattatctttggcccgcgagataatatctaattactattaaagctggccccagtaatcgaagcgcctatggtgtatgatatggctaatgctgagtttattcagataccaggttttcagggtttttagtgtttattcggcagtcttactcgacagtcttcttcataagaaacggaatttgtaaagtgaaacactttgtagttatagcagagactgagatacatgagagcaggctgaaaaaacggaggcaacgaaagctgcgttcgcacgcgtccgactgatccggcctgcatgaagctgcattttgctcaatccggcccgtgacctaaaatgagtttgacacccctgagacTATTGAGAgtgaagagagggcataaaaAGGCACTTGTGAACAAGATTGAGGAGAACCCCAAAGCATTTTATAGGTATAGTAAGGGCAATAGGCTAACCAGGGAAGGAGTAAGATCCAGTAGGGAGCCAAAGTAGCAAGTTGGATGAGGCTGGAGCCTGAGAGTTAAATGAAAACTTTTCACCTGTGTTTACTATGGAGAGGACATAAAAAACCAGAACAGGAGTGGGTTCCCTCAGCCATTCGGGATGACCATAGCTGATCTGCCCCAGGATCAACTCCTCCTCTGTGTCAGATCAACTCAATTCTCTgatctttaaaaatatatatttacttcCTCTTTAAATACCTCCAAAGATCTAATCCTTTGGGGTGAGAGAATTGGGCCTCTTGTGGAGAAGGATAGAGAGTGTCCAAAGGAGGTTTAGAAGGAggatcctggaaatgaaagggttaatgtacgaggagcatttgatggctctgggcctgtgctcactggagttttgaagaataagAGGGTACTATTGTGATGAAATGATGTGTATCTTGTGTACGCCATCTTTCAAGAATGGGAATCATTGAAACCCACCAAATACTGAAAGACCTGGAAGgactggatatggagaagatgttttcaaatgtgggagaatctagggccagagggcacatcAACAGAAGTATATCCCATTAGAACAGgcataaggaggaatttctttagccagagagtgatgaatctgtagaattcattgccacagatggctgt includes:
- the LOC140714232 gene encoding acyl-CoA desaturase-like, which codes for MTTTARSQNQAPAADSDSELPTPLDFLHDRPLVDDAFDTTYVEKETKPPMKLVWRNIILMGALHLSALYAVTLVPSAKPLTWLWSAFCFLLSALGVTAGAHRLWSHRSYTATTPLRVFLAIANSMAFQNHIYEWARDHRVHHKFSETDADPHNASRGFFFSHVGWLMVRKHPDVIEKGKKLSLSDLKADPVVMFQKKYYKRSVVLLCFALPTFVPWYFWNETLWNSYFLAAILRYTLVLNATWLVNSAAHMFGNRPYDRTINPRENRFVAFGAIGEGFHNYHHTFPYDYSTSEYGWRGNITTCFIDAVCWLGLASNCKKAPREVITARKRRTGDGSIRSG